The segment TGTTTTGTGAATGGACCGTTAGCTCAACTGGCAGAGCACCTGACTCTTAATCAGGGGGTTATAGGTTCGATTCCTATACGGTCCACCAGAATGTCTGCGAGAGTGGTGGAATTGGTAGACACGTAGGATTTAGGATCCTATGGCTTAGCCGTGGGGGTTCAAGTCCCCCCTCTCGCACCAGGGAGATACCCTTGCAGAACCGGTATATAAACTATCGTTAGAACACATCGGTCGCCGGCATCGCTGGCGACCGATCTATCTATTGAGACTCGCTCTTTGTTAAAAGGGGGGCGCAAATGTCGCGTTTATTTAATTACACTAAAGTAGCTATAATAATTATTTTTTTTCATGTATGCTTTTTTTCAACCTTGCCCATAATGGCCAACAACAGAGCGACTGATCCCGCTGTAGCCACTTCAGAAGATTTATTGCAACTGCTTGTAGAAGAAATTAAACCTGAAAGACTCCACGTGATTGTTGATCATCCGCCCAACGGCAGCAATGTGATCGGACATCTCTACCTTGCTGCCAAGAATGCCGAACTCGGAGGGGTGCGGATAGCCTCCCTCGAGGTGGAGGCCATGGACGTCCAGCTTGCTCCGGTGGAAAACGACCGGAAGCAGGGCGCTCCTCCCAACAAATATAAAATTGAAAGCACGCTCCTGACATATTGCTTCGCCAAATTGACCGAAAAAGACTTAAATGACTCTGTCCACAAGAAACAGTTCGAAAACGATGAAGATCAATGGAAGGAGCTGTTGTTTGACTTTGGCTCGGAATCTCTCTACGCTAAAGGGTTAATTACAGTTGACTGGTTGTTTACCTTCGACGTCCTCCTCGAGTTGACAGGTGAACTGACGCTGGAAAGAGGGAAGGAAATATGGCTTTCCGACTACACACTTTCGGTCAACAATCGATCAGTGCCTCAGTTTGTCGCCAGAAAAGCAATCCAGCGGTTACAGCCGCTCCTGGATATGGATCGGTTTCCCTTTCCAGTCTTTCTCAAGCAGTTGGTCCTCACCGAGGAGGAACTGACCATCGCAACCAGAGCTCGTCCAGACCCGTTCCAGGGAATCTCGTTATTCCATCCATCCAGCTGGCGTCCGGAATCCGCGGCCACAGATTATGGGCAGGATAACCCAGAATAATTCGGGAATCGCCAGTTGACAGACATAGTGAAAAAGCCTACTATCCAGCGGATAGGGACATCTCTGACCAAGATCTCTCCGAACAAGCTTTGGATTTTGGTAGAGAAGAGATCTGAAAGGGGTTTACCACAATGCGATCCGAGATCATTTCACAAGAGAGCAACCAAATACGGCTGCACGCCGAGATTCCTGCCGACCAGTTCCAGCGTGCAGTGGAGAGTACAGTTCGTGAGCTTTCCCAGAAAGCCAACATCAAGGGCTTCCGCAAGGGGCACATCCCGCGTAAGGTGCTGGAGATGAACTACGGCAAACAGGCCATCTATAACGAAGCACTGGAGAAGGTGGTCCCCCAGGCAGTCCAGCAGCTGGTGGAGGAATACGAACTGGTGCTCCTGGAAGAACCCTCCTTCGACTTTAAGGAAGTCACGGAAGGAGAACCCCTTTCTTTTGACATAGACTTCGAAGTCCGCCCCGAGATCACTCTTCCTGCTCTTGAAGACATTTCCGTAACAAAACCGGGTGTCTCGATAACAGAGGAGGATATCGACCAGGCTATCGAGAGACTTCTCCAGAACGCAGCGGAAGGGAAGACCGTTGAAGGCAAGGCAGCCGAGGAGAACGACACGGTAGTGGTGTCCTACACTCCGGCTGAAGCAGGGGAGGAGGCAGAAGGACAAACCGCCCCGATCCAGCTCAATTCCCCGCAGCTTCGCCAGGAAGTCCGCGATGCGCTGATCGGAACCTCTGCAGGAGACGAGGTCCTTGTAGAGCTTGACGGAACAGAGGATGGCCAAGAGCCCAAATACCGTTTCACAGTCAATGAGGTACAGGAAGAGATTGTACCGGAACTCAATGAAACAACCATACAGCAGCTCACCAACAACGAGGCATCAACGGAAGCGGAGTTGCGGGAGCTGGTTGCCAGGAAACTGCACGAAGAAAGCGAACGGCGAACGATGGAGAGCGCTCGCAACGAAGCCTTTGAGATCCTCACCGAGAG is part of the Synergistales bacterium genome and harbors:
- the tig gene encoding trigger factor, whose translation is MRSEIISQESNQIRLHAEIPADQFQRAVESTVRELSQKANIKGFRKGHIPRKVLEMNYGKQAIYNEALEKVVPQAVQQLVEEYELVLLEEPSFDFKEVTEGEPLSFDIDFEVRPEITLPALEDISVTKPGVSITEEDIDQAIERLLQNAAEGKTVEGKAAEENDTVVVSYTPAEAGEEAEGQTAPIQLNSPQLRQEVRDALIGTSAGDEVLVELDGTEDGQEPKYRFTVNEVQEEIVPELNETTIQQLTNNEASTEAELRELVARKLHEESERRTMESARNEAFEILTERAEIDSIPENKVEQQRKQLEENEKNRLKNEGGMTLEQYLEQKGQSREEYEADLQTNAEAQVRNGFIMDALADSLDIEVLQDDIDSALHGMARRNGLELKKVYEAYRDNEQMLRELVHKLRMHKTMDKVMEVVDIEETPPEEAHSGEEES
- a CDS encoding DUF2993 domain-containing protein; amino-acid sequence: MSRLFNYTKVAIIIIFFHVCFFSTLPIMANNRATDPAVATSEDLLQLLVEEIKPERLHVIVDHPPNGSNVIGHLYLAAKNAELGGVRIASLEVEAMDVQLAPVENDRKQGAPPNKYKIESTLLTYCFAKLTEKDLNDSVHKKQFENDEDQWKELLFDFGSESLYAKGLITVDWLFTFDVLLELTGELTLERGKEIWLSDYTLSVNNRSVPQFVARKAIQRLQPLLDMDRFPFPVFLKQLVLTEEELTIATRARPDPFQGISLFHPSSWRPESAATDYGQDNPE